The Brachyhypopomus gauderio isolate BG-103 chromosome 12, BGAUD_0.2, whole genome shotgun sequence genome window below encodes:
- the LOC143528385 gene encoding serum amyloid A-2 protein-like isoform X2, translating to MCSLSVDLLPSGAGDMRRAYRDMREANWIGTDKYFHARGNYEAAQRGPGGRWAAAVISDGRELVQRITRRGNQDEAADQEANRWGRNGRNPNVYRPRGLPSKY from the exons ATGTGTTCCCTTTCTGTCGACTTACTGCCGTCGG GTGCTGGAGACATGAGACGTGCCTACAGAGACATGAGGGAGGCCAACTGGATAGGCACAGACAAGTATTTCCATGCACGTGGAAACTATGAAGCTGCACAGAGGGGCCCTGGAGGCAGATGGGCTGCCGCGGTGATCAG CGATGGGAGAGAATTAGTACAGAGAATCACCCGTCGTGGCAACCAGGATGAAGCAGCTGACCAGGAGGCCAATCGCTGGGGGCGTAATGGTAGAAACCCTAATGTCTATAGACCCCGAGGACTCCCCAGCAAATACTAG
- the LOC143528385 gene encoding serum amyloid A-5 protein-like isoform X1 yields MKLVLAALVLVMVVGAHAQWYRFPGQAYRGAGDMRRAYRDMREANWIGTDKYFHARGNYEAAQRGPGGRWAAAVISDGRELVQRITRRGNQDEAADQEANRWGRNGRNPNVYRPRGLPSKY; encoded by the exons ATGAAGCTGGTTCTAGCTGCACTCGTGCTGGTAATGGTGGTGGGAGCTCATGCCCAATGGTACCGTTTTCCTGGTCAAGCATATCGAG GTGCTGGAGACATGAGACGTGCCTACAGAGACATGAGGGAGGCCAACTGGATAGGCACAGACAAGTATTTCCATGCACGTGGAAACTATGAAGCTGCACAGAGGGGCCCTGGAGGCAGATGGGCTGCCGCGGTGATCAG CGATGGGAGAGAATTAGTACAGAGAATCACCCGTCGTGGCAACCAGGATGAAGCAGCTGACCAGGAGGCCAATCGCTGGGGGCGTAATGGTAGAAACCCTAATGTCTATAGACCCCGAGGACTCCCCAGCAAATACTAG